In Monodelphis domestica isolate mMonDom1 chromosome 4, mMonDom1.pri, whole genome shotgun sequence, one DNA window encodes the following:
- the LOC100017413 gene encoding hypoxanthine-guanine phosphoribosyltransferase-like, with translation MANRSPSIWIGDDAPGYDLDCFSIPKNYAQDLEKVFIPHGLIMDRIERLAGDVLQDMGGQHIVALCVLKGAYKFFSDLLNAMETLNRNSDQASPIMVDFIRLSSYCNDQSTGSVRVLGGADLSSLAGKNVLIVEDIVDTGRTMQALLPLVEQHGPRMVRVASLLVKRTPRSLGYTPDFSGFEIPDRYVVGYAFDYNDYFRDLSHVCTLRETAKDKYALAVQKL, from the coding sequence ATGGCCAACAGGAGCCCCAGCATCTGGATTGGAGATGATGCACCAGGCTACGACCTGGACTGCTTTAGCATCCCGAAGAATTACGCGCAAGATCTGGAAAAGGTGTTCATCCCTCATGGGCTCATCATGGACAGGATTGAGCGGCTGGCCGGCGACGTGCTCCAGGACATGGGAGGCCAGCACATCGTGGCCCTCTGTGTCCTCAAGGGGGCCTATAAGTTCTTTTCCGACTTGCTGAATGCCATGGAGACCCTGAACAGGAACTCAGACCAGGCCAGTCCCATAATGGTGGACTTCATCCGATTGAGCAGCTACTGCAATGACCAGTCAACGGGCAGCGTGCGAGTGCTGGGGGGAGCCGACCTCTCCAGCCTCGCTGGGAAGAATGTCCTGATTGTGGAAGACATCGTGGACACGGGCAGAACCATGCAGGCTCTGCTTCCCCTGGTGGAGCAGCATGGCCCCAGGATGGTGAGGGTGGCCAGCCTGCTGGTGAAAAGGACCCCTCGAAGTCTGGGCTACACCCCGGACTTCTCTGGCTTTGAAATTCCAGACAGATACGTGGTGGGATACGCCTTTGACTACAACGATTACTTCAGGGACTTAAGCCATGTCTGTACCCTCAGAGAGACTGCCAAGGACAAGTACGCCCTGGCTGTGCAGAAGCTCTGA